One window of the Pseudarthrobacter sp. ATCC 49987 genome contains the following:
- a CDS encoding mycothiol transferase, with translation MCSERSTDWIVFRVLVETSVHAGHLDIVREMVDGRSAGPQSRGNADVRQRPGFTPVLERSRLKRGPVGRHFQRATHRRPPTA, from the coding sequence ATGTGTTCCGAACGGTCGACGGACTGGATCGTGTTTCGCGTACTTGTTGAGACTTCCGTGCACGCCGGCCATCTCGACATTGTGCGCGAGATGGTCGACGGCAGGTCGGCTGGACCTCAGTCCCGAGGAAACGCGGACGTCCGGCAGCGGCCCGGTTTTACTCCAGTGCTCGAACGATCTCGCCTGAAACGCGGACCAGTTGGGAGACACTTCCAAAGAGCCACGCACCGCCGCCCGCCAACTGCGTGA
- a CDS encoding class I SAM-dependent methyltransferase, which produces MKANHYDDFAENYSAENESSLLNAYYERPAMIGLAGDVTGHRVLDAGCGSGPLSAALSAKGAIMTGFDSSPAMLELARQRLGATADLYVADLSKPLPFADDSFDDVVSSLVLHYLEDWSAPLAELRRVLKPGGRLILSVNHPTVSVVTQPTEDYFAIRQYSEDYKFDGEPAVLTFWHRPLQEMISAFTSAGYRIATVSEPEPSPDTPHELLPPRIVNGERTAFLSFIFFVLEANKTAMPVSADEELAQGVVRRR; this is translated from the coding sequence GTGAAGGCCAATCACTATGACGATTTCGCCGAGAACTACTCGGCTGAAAATGAGTCCAGCCTCCTCAACGCGTACTACGAGCGGCCGGCAATGATTGGCCTTGCCGGCGACGTGACCGGTCACCGTGTCCTGGACGCAGGGTGCGGTTCCGGGCCCCTGTCCGCGGCACTGAGCGCGAAAGGCGCGATCATGACCGGCTTCGATTCCAGTCCTGCGATGCTCGAATTGGCAAGACAGCGATTGGGCGCGACCGCGGACCTGTACGTGGCCGACCTCAGCAAACCGCTCCCTTTCGCCGATGACTCCTTCGATGACGTTGTCTCGTCCTTGGTCCTGCACTATCTGGAGGACTGGTCAGCACCACTTGCCGAACTGCGGCGCGTCCTGAAGCCGGGCGGTCGCCTGATCCTGTCGGTCAACCACCCCACGGTCAGCGTTGTCACCCAACCAACGGAGGACTACTTCGCCATCCGGCAGTACTCGGAGGATTACAAGTTCGATGGCGAGCCTGCGGTCCTGACCTTCTGGCACCGACCACTTCAAGAGATGATCAGCGCCTTCACGTCGGCGGGATACCGCATAGCCACCGTGAGCGAACCAGAGCCATCTCCAGACACACCGCACGAACTCCTTCCCCCGCGCATCGTCAACGGCGAGAGGACAGCGTTCCTGTCCTTCATCTTCTTCGTCCTCGAAGCAAACAAAACCGCCATGCCCGTTTCGGCCGATGAGGAACTGGCGCAGGGGGTTGTTCGCCGCCGGTGA
- a CDS encoding VOC family protein, giving the protein MTAPQIYVSFPGTREALGFYADVFGGELSLHTYDDFSRSDGPPDAIAHGMLNGLVALAGSDAAAGQKSVRLEGVMLSLLGTAEPSVLHEWFDKLAVGGRVVDPLAPKPWGASDGQVIDRHGLHWLIGYEAGP; this is encoded by the coding sequence ATGACGGCGCCGCAGATCTATGTCAGTTTCCCGGGCACGCGTGAAGCGCTCGGCTTCTACGCGGACGTTTTCGGCGGAGAGCTCTCCTTGCACACCTATGATGACTTCAGTCGCAGCGACGGCCCCCCAGACGCTATAGCTCACGGAATGCTCAACGGCCTAGTTGCTTTGGCGGGATCGGACGCGGCCGCAGGCCAGAAAAGTGTCCGGCTCGAAGGTGTCATGCTCTCCCTGCTGGGGACCGCCGAGCCCTCAGTTCTCCATGAGTGGTTCGACAAACTTGCGGTCGGCGGCCGGGTGGTGGACCCCCTTGCTCCGAAGCCTTGGGGCGCTTCGGACGGCCAGGTAATAGATCGCCACGGACTTCACTGGCTCATCGGATACGAAGCCGGGCCCTGA
- a CDS encoding IS481 family transposase, with the protein MVHRNARLTPAGRSILVQRLLGGRPVAHVAKEMGVSRACAHRWLKRYVEHGWDGMEDRSSRPHSCPHATPEAKIEDVLAAREKHREGPVELAERCKVPARTVSRIIARAGLPRLWELDPISGDRIRAGRATDHRYERDTAGELLHIDVKKLGGIANGGGWRVHGRSEAVRGRGIGYDYVHVAVDDHSRLAYVEVLPDEKGPTCARFLTNAAAFMAANGAPVREVMTDNALAYIRSADFATAIADLGAKHRRTKPRSPWQNGKAERFNRTLQEGWAYKNAYDSSDDRTQALTGWLDFYNHRRNHSALGGRPPISRCNQRPGRVHLAPG; encoded by the coding sequence ATGGTCCACCGTAATGCCCGTCTGACTCCTGCCGGTAGAAGCATCCTTGTCCAGCGTCTTCTGGGCGGCCGTCCCGTGGCGCATGTGGCGAAGGAAATGGGTGTTTCCCGCGCATGCGCCCACCGGTGGCTCAAGCGCTATGTCGAACACGGCTGGGACGGGATGGAGGACCGGTCCTCACGCCCGCATTCGTGCCCGCACGCCACCCCCGAGGCGAAGATCGAGGACGTGCTCGCGGCTCGGGAGAAGCACCGCGAAGGCCCGGTCGAGCTGGCCGAACGCTGCAAGGTCCCGGCCCGCACGGTCTCTAGGATCATCGCCAGGGCCGGGCTGCCCCGGTTGTGGGAACTGGACCCGATCAGCGGCGACCGCATCCGGGCCGGCCGGGCCACCGACCACCGTTACGAACGCGACACCGCCGGAGAGTTGCTGCATATCGACGTCAAGAAACTCGGCGGCATAGCGAACGGCGGCGGCTGGCGGGTCCATGGCCGCAGCGAAGCCGTCAGAGGCCGCGGCATCGGGTACGACTACGTCCACGTCGCCGTGGATGACCACTCCCGCCTGGCCTACGTCGAGGTCCTGCCCGACGAGAAAGGGCCGACCTGCGCCCGGTTCCTGACCAACGCCGCGGCGTTCATGGCCGCGAACGGGGCACCGGTGCGCGAAGTCATGACCGACAACGCCCTGGCCTACATCCGGTCCGCGGACTTCGCTACGGCCATCGCGGATCTCGGCGCCAAACACCGGCGCACCAAACCGCGCAGCCCGTGGCAGAACGGCAAGGCCGAGCGGTTCAACCGCACTCTCCAGGAAGGCTGGGCCTATAAGAACGCCTATGACTCCAGCGACGACCGCACACAGGCCCTCACGGGCTGGCTAGACTTCTACAACCACCGCCGCAACCACAGCGCCCTCGGAGGACGACCACCCATCAGCAGATGTAACCAACGTCCTGGCCGAGTACATCTAGCGCCCGGTTGA
- a CDS encoding L-threonylcarbamoyladenylate synthase, with amino-acid sequence MARYFDVHPENPQARSISQAVEIVRSGGLIAYPTDSCYALGAQIGNKEALDRIRAIRHLDAKHHFTLVCKDFAQLGQFVQIDNDVFRSIKAVTPGSYTFILPATKEVPRRLLHPKKKTVGVRIPDNRVVQALLAELGEPLLSSTLLLPDEEEPLTQGWEIKERLEHVVDAVIDSGDCGAEPTTVIDYSSGVAEVVRRGMGDPSRFE; translated from the coding sequence ATGGCGAGATACTTCGATGTTCACCCCGAAAACCCCCAGGCCCGCTCCATCAGCCAGGCCGTGGAAATCGTCCGTTCCGGCGGCCTGATCGCTTATCCCACCGACTCCTGTTACGCCCTCGGAGCGCAGATCGGGAACAAGGAGGCGCTCGACCGGATCAGGGCCATCCGCCATCTCGATGCCAAGCACCACTTCACGCTGGTCTGCAAGGACTTCGCGCAATTGGGGCAGTTTGTGCAGATCGACAACGATGTGTTCCGGAGCATCAAGGCTGTCACTCCCGGAAGCTACACCTTCATCCTGCCTGCCACCAAGGAGGTTCCCAGGCGGCTGCTGCACCCGAAGAAGAAGACAGTGGGCGTGCGCATCCCCGACAACCGGGTGGTCCAGGCACTGCTGGCAGAACTGGGCGAGCCGCTGCTCTCCAGCACCCTGTTGCTGCCGGACGAGGAGGAACCGCTGACCCAGGGCTGGGAAATCAAGGAACGGCTGGAGCACGTGGTGGACGCCGTGATTGATTCCGGGGACTGCGGCGCGGAGCCGACGACAGTGATCGACTACTCCAGCGGCGTGGCCGAAGTCGTCCGCCGCGGCATGGGCGACCCGTCCCGGTTCGAATAG
- a CDS encoding XdhC family protein — MRDVLAAMMPGWHKGDTAGLATVVSTFKSAPRLPGASMLVTAEGEAVGSVSGGCVEGAVYELATQVKADGTPVLVRYGISDDDAFAVGLTCGGIIDIFVEPVSRQAFAELDAVRQDIADGRRVGVATVIEHPDSSWLGRHLIVRPSDFEGDLGSERANLAVGDDTQGLLAAGRSGILSYGPDGERLDAGMRVFFASYAPPPRMLVFGAIDFASALAGLGTFLGYRVTVCDARAVFATPARFPDAAEVVNAWPHRYLAEQLDKGLVDERTVMCVLTHDPKFDIPLLDVALRGRPIAFIGAMGSRRTHADRIARLREAGLSEDALARLHSPVGLDLGARTPEETAVSIAAEFIAKQWNGSGEPLRQLDERIHHDEQQ, encoded by the coding sequence GTGCGTGATGTCCTGGCAGCCATGATGCCGGGCTGGCACAAGGGTGACACTGCCGGCCTGGCCACCGTGGTGAGCACCTTCAAGTCAGCCCCGCGCCTCCCGGGGGCGTCCATGCTCGTCACCGCCGAGGGGGAAGCCGTCGGCTCGGTTTCCGGCGGCTGTGTCGAGGGCGCCGTGTACGAGCTCGCCACGCAGGTCAAGGCGGACGGCACCCCGGTCCTGGTGCGCTACGGGATCAGCGACGACGACGCGTTCGCCGTCGGCCTGACCTGCGGCGGGATCATCGACATCTTCGTCGAGCCGGTATCCCGGCAAGCCTTCGCCGAACTCGACGCCGTCCGGCAGGACATCGCCGACGGACGGCGGGTTGGGGTTGCCACGGTGATCGAACACCCGGACAGCAGCTGGCTGGGCCGGCACCTGATCGTGCGGCCGTCGGACTTCGAGGGCGACCTCGGATCCGAGCGGGCCAACCTCGCCGTGGGCGACGACACCCAGGGCCTGCTCGCCGCGGGCCGCTCCGGCATCCTGAGCTACGGTCCCGACGGGGAGCGGCTGGACGCCGGGATGCGGGTCTTTTTCGCGAGCTACGCCCCGCCGCCGCGAATGCTCGTCTTCGGCGCCATCGATTTCGCCTCAGCGCTGGCCGGGCTGGGCACCTTCCTGGGCTACCGCGTCACGGTGTGCGATGCCCGGGCCGTTTTCGCTACCCCGGCGCGGTTTCCCGACGCCGCGGAGGTCGTCAACGCCTGGCCGCACCGCTACCTCGCCGAGCAGTTGGACAAGGGCCTGGTGGATGAACGCACCGTCATGTGCGTCCTCACGCACGATCCAAAATTCGACATTCCGCTGCTGGACGTTGCCCTGCGCGGCCGGCCGATCGCCTTCATCGGTGCCATGGGTTCGCGCCGGACCCATGCCGACCGGATCGCGAGGCTGCGGGAGGCGGGCCTGAGCGAGGACGCGTTGGCGCGGCTGCACAGCCCGGTGGGCCTTGACCTTGGGGCCCGGACCCCCGAGGAGACAGCGGTGTCCATCGCGGCGGAGTTCATCGCCAAGCAGTGGAACGGGAGCGGGGAGCCCCTGCGCCAGCTCGACGAGCGCATCCACCACGACGAGCAGCAGTGA
- a CDS encoding DUF5134 domain-containing protein, producing MIENDLLRWGLAAPLLAASLYALFRAGRKSPPAIRAGFGLHAAMMTAMVLMLAPGLQWPALPQVFVFGLAAWWFVLRAVSRRPAPHSRPPEHVPERPGHGRPEGQSGRGSLLYHALTMAAMAYMPAAMDVRSAHGPEAAGVEATGILGQAAHHGGAALAGLPMQGPIQAWGSQAALVLAVAFGLAAAVWAVFLLRSHTGRDRGGTGLELVGAASMAVMFAALAA from the coding sequence TTGATCGAGAATGATCTCCTGCGCTGGGGACTGGCGGCACCGCTGCTGGCAGCGTCGCTCTATGCGTTGTTCCGCGCGGGCCGCAAGTCGCCGCCGGCCATCCGGGCCGGTTTCGGACTCCATGCCGCCATGATGACGGCCATGGTGCTGATGCTCGCCCCCGGACTCCAGTGGCCCGCACTGCCCCAGGTGTTCGTCTTCGGCCTGGCCGCCTGGTGGTTCGTCCTCCGCGCCGTCTCCCGGCGCCCCGCGCCCCATTCGAGGCCGCCCGAACACGTTCCCGAAAGACCCGGGCACGGCCGCCCTGAGGGCCAGTCCGGCCGCGGCAGCTTGCTCTACCACGCGCTGACGATGGCTGCCATGGCGTATATGCCCGCGGCCATGGATGTCCGCAGTGCCCACGGCCCGGAAGCTGCCGGCGTCGAGGCTACCGGCATCCTGGGCCAGGCGGCGCACCACGGCGGTGCCGCACTGGCAGGGTTGCCGATGCAGGGTCCGATCCAGGCCTGGGGCAGCCAGGCTGCGCTGGTTCTGGCCGTGGCATTCGGTCTGGCAGCTGCCGTGTGGGCCGTATTCCTGCTCCGGTCCCACACGGGCCGGGACCGTGGCGGCACAGGCCTGGAACTCGTGGGGGCGGCCTCGATGGCAGTGATGTTCGCGGCGCTCGCGGCGTGA
- a CDS encoding Y-family DNA polymerase: MSRAGPGLGSVALVDVNCFYASAERAFDPSLESRPLVVLSNNDGCAVARSPEAKALGIPLGEPWFKLAPRAKEWGLVARSSNYELYGDISARVMELLGRYSAWLEVYSIDEAFLGVRGTPQELQRLGHTMKTAVRRNVGVPVCVGIAGTKTLAKLANKWAKHNPAFDGVCHWDAVPAAQQERLMAGLSVIELWGVAAQLTKRLNGLGIHSISDLARADPIRIRDRFSVVLMRTVLELQGTPCIPLEEQRIGRDQLIFSRSFATPITTGAALRQVLGVYAQQASARLARHGLQAKVLTAFAATSFYDPQSSSHPSVCVPLPMPTADPVLLARAAYALLPRIDDGVKYVRAGIMVTDLRPTGNQAPLEVFENPHEERGIGPLLEEVSGSSTFGVAAGVQHACWAAVYNNSRSL; encoded by the coding sequence ATGTCTAGGGCCGGGCCCGGCCTGGGCAGTGTCGCCCTCGTCGATGTGAACTGCTTCTACGCCAGCGCCGAACGCGCCTTCGACCCCTCCCTGGAGAGCCGTCCGCTGGTGGTGCTCTCCAACAACGACGGATGCGCCGTCGCCCGCTCCCCCGAGGCGAAGGCACTTGGAATCCCGCTCGGCGAGCCCTGGTTCAAGCTCGCGCCACGGGCAAAGGAATGGGGGCTCGTGGCGCGCTCGAGCAACTACGAGCTCTACGGGGACATCAGCGCCCGGGTGATGGAACTCCTCGGCCGCTACTCGGCCTGGCTGGAGGTCTACAGCATCGACGAGGCTTTTCTGGGCGTCCGCGGCACCCCTCAGGAGCTGCAGCGGCTGGGCCACACGATGAAGACGGCAGTGCGCCGGAACGTCGGCGTCCCCGTCTGCGTTGGCATCGCAGGCACCAAGACCTTGGCGAAACTGGCCAACAAGTGGGCCAAACACAATCCGGCGTTCGACGGCGTCTGCCACTGGGATGCCGTCCCCGCCGCCCAGCAGGAAAGGCTCATGGCGGGCCTGTCCGTGATCGAGCTCTGGGGTGTTGCGGCACAGTTGACCAAACGGCTGAACGGGCTGGGGATCCATTCGATTTCGGACCTCGCCCGGGCGGATCCGATCCGGATCAGGGACCGCTTTTCGGTGGTCCTGATGCGCACGGTCCTCGAACTCCAGGGAACTCCGTGCATCCCGCTGGAGGAGCAGCGAATAGGGCGCGACCAGCTCATCTTCAGCCGCTCCTTCGCCACTCCGATCACCACCGGCGCCGCGCTGCGCCAGGTCCTCGGCGTCTATGCCCAGCAGGCCAGCGCCCGGCTGGCTCGCCACGGGCTTCAGGCCAAGGTGCTGACAGCATTCGCGGCCACGTCGTTCTACGACCCGCAGTCCAGTTCCCACCCTTCCGTGTGCGTGCCCCTGCCCATGCCCACCGCGGACCCGGTTCTCCTGGCAAGGGCCGCCTATGCCCTGCTCCCCCGGATCGACGACGGTGTCAAGTACGTCCGCGCGGGCATCATGGTCACGGACCTGCGGCCCACGGGCAACCAGGCACCGTTGGAGGTCTTCGAGAACCCACATGAGGAACGCGGCATTGGCCCTCTGCTTGAGGAGGTTAGCGGCTCTTCCACTTTTGGCGTGGCGGCAGGTGTTCAGCATGCTTGTTGGGCTGCCGTGTACAACAATAGCCGGAGCCTGTAA